In Malania oleifera isolate guangnan ecotype guangnan chromosome 8, ASM2987363v1, whole genome shotgun sequence, a single window of DNA contains:
- the LOC131162265 gene encoding LOW QUALITY PROTEIN: cytochrome P450 71A9-like (The sequence of the model RefSeq protein was modified relative to this genomic sequence to represent the inferred CDS: inserted 2 bases in 2 codons) — protein MLACMEFHLLLLALISVFLFYFLLLLLQEHRKTEERRQLLPPGPPGLPFIGNLHQLIKHNATPHLYLCQLSKKYGPLMSLRLGVVPVIVISSAKMAKEALKTHDLAFSGRPSMLGQHKLSYNGSGLIFAQYGDYWREIRKFCVLHLFGTKRVQSFRPVHEEEVLAIIDKISTFSSPKQEVNLSEMLMSLSNNIICRXCFGKRYEDKDVEGCGGNSFHKILNEAEALACSFFLSDYFSFLGWVDKLTGLCGRLDKXFRELDLIFQEIIDEHLNPKRSRFEQEDVVDILLQLRSDQLFTTNLTFDQIKALIMDVFIAGTDTSAGTIIWAMTELMKNPRVMKTAQEELRSLIKEDFIDEDNLSKLTYLKAVVKETMRVHPIAPLLVPRETIEKCTIDGYEIQPKTIVYVNAWAIARDPESWEKPEEFLPERFLGSSIDFKGQDFELIPFGAGRRGCPGMHLGVMTVELTLANLLYSFDWDLPSGMKEEDIDTEVAPGIAMLKKVPLNLLANKYLVRMLR, from the exons ATGCTCGCATGTATGGAGTTCCATCTTCTCCTTCTAGCCTTGATCTCTGTCTTCCTCTTCTATTTTCTGTTGCTGCTGCTGCAAGAGCATAGGAAAACAGAGGAGAGGAGACAGCTTCTTCCACCAGGTCCTCCCGGCCTTCCGTTCATCGGCAACTTGCACCAGCTGATCAAACACAACGCCACCCCTCATCTCTACCTGTGCCAATTGTCCAAGAAGTATGGTCCCCTTATGTCGTTGAGGCTTGGTGTTGTGCCTGTCATAGTCATATCTTCTGCAAAAATGGCCAAAGAAGCCTTGAAAACTCATGATCTCGCATTCTCCGGGAGGCCTTCCATGCTTGGCCAGCATAAACTATCCTACAATGGCTCGGGCTTGATTTTTGCCCAATATGGTGACTACTGGAGGGAAATCAGAAAATTTTGTGTTCTTCATCTTTTTGGTACCAAGAGGGTACAATCCTTTCGGCCTGTTCATGAAGAAGAGGTCTTGGCCATCATCGATAAAATCTCTACGTTTTCTTCTCCTAAACAAGAAGTGAATTTGAGTGAGATGTTGATGTCTCTTTCAAACAACATAATTTGTA ATTGCTTTGGTAAAAGGTACGAGGACAAGGATGTCGAGGGATGTGGAGGAAATAGCTTCCACAAGATCCTCAATGAAGCTGAGGCCTTGGCCTGCAGCTTCTTTTTGTCGGACTATTTCTCATTTTTGGGTTGGGTGGACAAACTAACTGGACTATGTGGTAGGCTAGATA ATTTTAGGGAATTGGATTTGATTTTCCAAGAAATTATTGATGAGCACCTCAATCCAAAGAGGTCGAGATTCGAGCAAGAAGATGTTGTCGACATCTTACTCCAACTCAGAAGCGATCAACTATTTACAACTAATCTCACTTTTGACCAAATCAAGGCATTGATCATG GATGTGTTTATTGCTGGAACAGACACAAGTGCAGGCACTATAATTTGGGCAATGACCGAGTTAATGAAAAATCCTAGGGTGATGAAGACTGCACAAGAAGAACTTAGAAGTTTAATAAAGGAAGATTTCATAGATGAAGATAATCTTTCTAAACTAACTTACCTTAAAGCTGTGGTGAAAGAGACAATGAGAGTACACCCTATAGCTCCCTTGCTTGTTCCTCGAGAAACAATTGAAAAGTGCACTATTGATGGGTATGAGATTCAACCCAAGACGATTGTATATGTAAATGCATGGGCCATAGCAAGGGATCCCGAGTCTTGGGAAAAACCAGAAGAGTTCTTGCCTGAAAGATTCCTAGGCAGTTCTATAGACTTTAAAGGACAAGATTTTGAATTAATACCGTTTGGGGCTGGCCGAAGAGGTTGCCCTGGTATGCATCTCGGAGTTATGACAGTGGAACTCACACTCGCCAATCTTCTTTACTCCTTCGATTGGGACCTGCCAAGTGGGATGAAAGAAGAAGACATCGACACGGAGGTGGCTCCAGGCATTGCAATGCTCAAGAAAGTTCCTCTTAACCTTTTGGCTAATAAGTATCTAGTACGTATGTTGAGATGA